In Dyadobacter sp. NIV53, a single window of DNA contains:
- a CDS encoding alkaline phosphatase family protein has product MLTKALSILLIAGFLLTSCTKSSEEYPSGIEHVIVIGVDGLSPDGIQKANTPVIDSMIANGSVKWNVRTVLTSSSSQNWMSMISGAGPEQHGVINNDWEMDDHTLPPIVQEPDGRFPTIFSILHKEKPEAEIGTVYHWDGFGRLFQKNALNYDKRLSTEDSTATDFIRYIKEKKPALGFVHFDHVDHAGHHGGHGSPEYYQAVAKTDSMIGKILTGIKDAGMEENTLVIIWADHGGIGYGHGGATPQEAEIAGIFYGKDVKKGYKIEQQVYTYDLAATIAFALNIKQPYAWIGRPVKPVFEGFSEPENLWLGEKTVASPVIFPERKLYQQAGGLYVDKTATVTIAGKADKSVTRYTTDGSNPDSSSQIYKAPFTLDKSTVVKARSFDEKGNASLLSTAYFRLVKSGLGNGLTTTFYQGNALTKIPFFAKMKQGSSWISPEFNINLDQLNALLEKGNSSFALKFEGFIQIDKAGKYTFSTQSDDGSKLFVDGKEVVDNDGNHGVLEETGSIELTAGKHPIRVEYYNNDGGFWLDAFYKAPGMAKQLIPADKLFVK; this is encoded by the coding sequence ATGCTTACAAAAGCCCTGTCCATTTTACTGATTGCTGGTTTTTTACTGACATCATGTACAAAAAGTTCAGAAGAATATCCTTCCGGTATTGAACATGTAATTGTCATTGGTGTGGACGGATTAAGCCCGGATGGTATTCAAAAAGCTAATACGCCGGTGATTGACAGTATGATTGCTAACGGTAGTGTAAAATGGAACGTGAGAACTGTGCTCACTTCGAGCAGCAGCCAGAACTGGATGTCAATGATCTCGGGTGCAGGCCCTGAGCAGCATGGCGTTATTAACAACGACTGGGAAATGGATGACCATACGCTGCCTCCAATCGTGCAGGAACCTGATGGCCGTTTTCCAACGATTTTCAGTATCCTCCACAAAGAAAAACCAGAAGCTGAAATCGGAACGGTGTATCATTGGGATGGTTTCGGAAGATTATTTCAGAAAAATGCCCTGAATTACGACAAGCGTCTTTCCACAGAAGATTCCACTGCAACTGATTTTATCCGCTATATCAAGGAAAAAAAGCCAGCATTAGGTTTCGTTCATTTCGATCATGTCGATCATGCCGGCCACCATGGCGGCCATGGTTCCCCCGAATATTATCAGGCGGTAGCCAAAACTGATTCAATGATCGGGAAAATCCTGACTGGTATTAAAGACGCTGGGATGGAAGAAAATACGCTGGTCATCATTTGGGCAGATCATGGCGGAATAGGTTACGGACACGGTGGCGCCACACCTCAGGAAGCAGAAATTGCAGGAATATTTTATGGCAAGGATGTTAAAAAAGGATACAAGATTGAACAACAGGTGTATACGTACGATCTCGCTGCAACCATTGCTTTTGCATTGAATATCAAGCAACCCTATGCCTGGATCGGTCGTCCGGTAAAACCCGTATTTGAGGGATTTTCCGAACCTGAAAATTTATGGCTCGGAGAAAAAACAGTTGCTTCACCAGTCATATTTCCCGAAAGAAAGCTATATCAGCAGGCGGGAGGATTGTACGTAGACAAAACGGCAACTGTTACAATTGCAGGAAAAGCAGATAAAAGCGTAACGAGGTATACAACTGACGGAAGTAATCCGGATAGTTCTTCCCAAATCTACAAAGCACCATTTACACTGGATAAAAGTACTGTTGTAAAAGCCAGGTCATTTGATGAAAAAGGCAATGCGAGTTTACTTTCAACTGCATATTTCAGGCTTGTAAAATCTGGGCTGGGAAATGGACTGACGACAACTTTTTATCAGGGAAATGCCCTGACTAAGATTCCTTTTTTTGCTAAAATGAAACAAGGTTCATCCTGGATCAGCCCTGAATTTAATATCAATCTGGATCAGTTGAATGCATTGCTTGAAAAAGGTAATTCGAGTTTTGCATTAAAATTTGAGGGTTTTATTCAGATTGACAAAGCGGGCAAATACACATTTTCCACACAATCGGACGATGGCAGTAAGTTGTTTGTTGATGGTAAAGAAGTAGTGGATAATGATGGAAATCATGGTGTGTTGGAGGAAACCGGTTCGATTGAACTTACAGCTGGCAAACATCCGATCCGCGTGGAATATTATAATAATGACGGTGGTTTTTGGCTTGATGCTTTTTATAAAGCGCCTGGTATGGCCAAACAACTGATTCCGGCTGACAAACTTTTTGTGAAGTAA
- a CDS encoding SusD/RagB family nutrient-binding outer membrane lipoprotein — translation MKKLSFIPILILLLVAGCTKDFEEINTNPNSPDKVTNVGLLLPNAIRSAVNRNYESSYDRGSIAANLLASDYASNFSNWARTDASGYFLWSYYDYIRDLNEVIALSEEQNLKNYKGIALVLRSWMFQNLTDIYGPIPFREAANAKLLGISTPAYESQEAVYAGLLSDLAEANGLLGTGSETVTGDILYAGNTGNWKKFANGLTLRLLMRQSKRVDPSAAMKKIVDDPTTYPLFASNADQAALEYLADIPANESPFYRSGNGGTDTKVTRQLVDYLKTMNDKRIYVYALPTPASSAIDANGNRPDPSKFIYMGDLNGIGSFPDNNVTSPAGMLWMSIQYSPDLASSKAGKGIMLSYSEVQFTLAEAAEKGYISGGSTAAGTYYTNAIKDQFAYYASRIPANLGTSYLKLTSADITADDTYFKQSTVAYAGTAAQKLEKIAVQKWISLYMVGYEAWSEWRRTGIPAIPVGPVGPGYVPRRMFYPADELRINEANYAKGVTLLGGADDLKTHVWWDN, via the coding sequence ATGAAAAAGTTAAGTTTTATACCAATTTTGATATTGCTGCTTGTTGCTGGCTGTACAAAAGATTTTGAGGAAATAAATACCAATCCGAATTCCCCTGATAAAGTAACCAACGTTGGGTTGCTTTTGCCAAATGCAATTCGTTCAGCTGTTAACAGAAACTACGAAAGTTCGTACGACCGCGGAAGTATTGCTGCCAATTTACTGGCTTCCGATTACGCAAGTAATTTCAGCAACTGGGCAAGAACCGATGCGAGCGGTTATTTTTTATGGAGTTACTATGATTATATCCGGGACCTGAATGAGGTAATTGCATTATCAGAAGAACAGAATCTGAAAAATTACAAAGGAATAGCATTGGTTCTGCGTTCGTGGATGTTCCAGAACCTGACTGACATTTACGGCCCTATCCCTTTTCGTGAAGCTGCGAATGCCAAACTTTTAGGAATCAGTACGCCAGCCTATGAATCCCAGGAAGCAGTGTATGCAGGATTACTTTCGGATCTTGCAGAAGCGAACGGCCTTCTTGGTACAGGAAGCGAAACGGTAACGGGCGATATTTTGTATGCCGGAAATACAGGTAACTGGAAGAAATTTGCAAATGGGTTGACACTGCGTTTATTAATGCGCCAGTCTAAAAGAGTTGATCCATCGGCAGCAATGAAAAAAATTGTGGATGACCCAACAACTTATCCGCTCTTTGCTTCCAATGCAGATCAGGCCGCGCTTGAATATCTTGCTGACATTCCTGCCAATGAATCTCCGTTTTACAGGTCAGGAAATGGTGGAACAGATACCAAAGTAACCAGGCAACTGGTGGATTATCTGAAAACAATGAATGATAAACGGATCTATGTGTATGCACTTCCAACGCCGGCAAGCAGCGCAATTGATGCAAACGGAAACCGTCCTGATCCATCGAAATTTATATACATGGGAGATTTGAACGGTATTGGTTCATTCCCTGATAACAATGTAACTTCACCGGCAGGAATGTTATGGATGTCAATTCAGTACAGTCCGGATCTGGCGTCATCAAAAGCAGGAAAAGGAATCATGCTCAGCTATTCCGAAGTACAGTTTACACTGGCAGAAGCTGCTGAAAAAGGATATATTTCAGGTGGAAGTACGGCTGCGGGCACTTATTATACCAATGCGATCAAAGATCAGTTTGCTTATTATGCATCGCGTATTCCTGCCAATCTTGGAACATCCTATCTGAAACTGACCTCAGCAGACATTACAGCTGATGACACCTATTTCAAACAAAGTACAGTCGCTTACGCCGGGACCGCAGCACAGAAGCTCGAAAAAATAGCTGTTCAGAAATGGATTTCATTATATATGGTCGGTTACGAAGCATGGTCAGAATGGAGAAGAACAGGTATTCCAGCAATTCCGGTTGGCCCGGTTGGACCTGGTTATGTGCCAAGAAGAATGTTTTATCCAGCCGACGAGCTACGGATCAACGAGGCTAATTATGCCAAAGGCGTAACCTTGTTAGGAGGAGCCGATGATCTGAAAACGCACGTTTGGTGGGATAATTAA
- a CDS encoding SusC/RagA family TonB-linked outer membrane protein, with protein sequence MKGDVINESPATNFVNNLSGKIAGVNISGAGGVGSSARIVIRGESSLGLQSQPLFIIDGVPVGNDGTSNTGSADYGNSASEINPADIESVNVLKGPAAAALYGSRAARGAIVITTKKGTNRKGVGVSFNTYMFGTKVGRLPKFQNQFGQGNNGQYEGSNFGASWSAYPSGNNDDYDESWGPRMDIGTTRAQFDSPTTNGFRGGDVAVNNRGDIIQSPWVSQPNNIKDFFTTGKKYYNNLAFSGGNEHGDYRLSLTSLNEKGVIPNNDLNRYQVNLNSSYRLSKKLTSSININYVRQTSDNRPDNGYGRNTFMYFFTWMGRNVNINSLKRYWQPGLEGIRQFQYNYGENHNNPFFLQYQDTKGQNKDRVYGNIALEYAFNDHLKLKARVADDFYNDFRPMQWAVSTVDYESGRYEIVQIKNEERNADFLLTYNNTAGNGDFGYNLSVGGNRFDNSGHSEDVAAPQLLIPGVYNIGNTGTALTGSSSQFKKRINSLYGTANLNYKDYVYMDITARNDWSSTLPAGSNSYFYPSVSLNGNLKSIFNLPEVFSQAQLRGSWAKVGNDTGPYALKNTYNYASPWGSNYALVGTGGLLNPNLKPEIITTYEIGTAFSFFNSRLGFDVTYYNALSKNQIISLPTVQSSGAGSRQINAGEIRNKGVEAVVTIVPVKTADFKWNVTLNWSHNTGRLISLVDDGIDKVDKIVQAAPGEDASIQARVGQRMGSIWGPGYQRVTDEGPMKGQVIIFNDSYPRGTTEDIYLGNYHPDWIGGIYNQLTYKGLSLNFMFGGQFGGKFVSRFYNKAAGAGQLEESALGRGARAPGTEYDAPYYIPGAAQMADGSYQPNNTSTDGTYSAGVYGTNARYFIKKPLDHISEAQLFSSTYFKLRELSIGYSLPSKWIANGKFVKNVKISVTARNLFLITPKSNKHFDPEVTTATDGGGLIPGFENMSTPSTREMGISLNLNF encoded by the coding sequence ATTAAAGGTGATGTAATTAACGAATCTCCGGCAACGAATTTTGTTAATAACCTTTCCGGAAAAATTGCCGGTGTAAATATCAGCGGAGCGGGTGGTGTTGGTTCTTCGGCCAGGATTGTGATCCGCGGGGAATCATCTTTGGGCCTGCAAAGCCAGCCACTCTTCATTATTGATGGTGTTCCGGTTGGAAATGATGGTACAAGTAACACGGGATCAGCCGATTACGGTAACAGTGCTTCTGAAATTAATCCGGCTGATATTGAGTCGGTTAACGTTTTGAAAGGCCCGGCTGCGGCTGCTTTGTATGGTTCACGTGCTGCACGTGGTGCTATTGTGATCACTACCAAAAAAGGTACGAACAGAAAAGGAGTAGGCGTAAGCTTTAACACCTATATGTTTGGGACGAAAGTTGGCAGGCTGCCGAAATTCCAGAACCAGTTTGGACAAGGAAATAACGGACAGTACGAAGGCTCCAACTTTGGTGCAAGCTGGTCGGCTTATCCGAGTGGAAATAATGATGATTATGATGAAAGCTGGGGCCCAAGAATGGATATAGGCACAACGAGGGCACAATTTGACTCTCCGACAACTAATGGTTTCCGCGGAGGCGACGTTGCTGTAAATAATCGTGGCGACATCATTCAGTCTCCATGGGTTTCTCAGCCAAATAATATCAAAGATTTCTTTACGACAGGTAAAAAGTATTATAACAATTTAGCTTTTTCGGGTGGTAACGAACATGGCGATTACAGGCTTTCGCTTACTTCGCTAAACGAAAAAGGGGTTATTCCAAATAATGACCTGAACCGTTATCAGGTAAACCTGAACAGCAGTTACAGGCTTTCCAAAAAACTGACTTCTTCCATTAATATCAATTATGTAAGGCAAACCAGCGATAACAGGCCCGATAACGGTTACGGACGTAACACGTTTATGTACTTTTTTACCTGGATGGGTAGAAATGTAAATATAAACAGTCTTAAACGTTACTGGCAGCCGGGTTTGGAAGGAATCCGTCAGTTTCAGTATAACTACGGTGAAAATCATAATAACCCGTTCTTCCTGCAATATCAGGATACAAAGGGGCAGAACAAAGATCGTGTGTATGGAAACATTGCCCTGGAATATGCATTTAATGATCATTTGAAATTAAAAGCAAGGGTTGCCGACGATTTTTACAACGATTTCAGGCCGATGCAATGGGCAGTAAGTACGGTAGATTATGAAAGCGGGCGTTATGAAATTGTTCAGATCAAAAATGAAGAACGCAATGCAGACTTTTTACTGACCTATAACAATACGGCCGGAAACGGAGATTTCGGTTATAATCTTTCAGTTGGTGGCAACCGGTTTGATAACTCAGGGCACAGTGAAGATGTGGCGGCTCCTCAATTGTTAATTCCGGGAGTTTACAACATTGGCAACACAGGTACAGCTTTAACGGGAAGTTCAAGCCAGTTCAAAAAGCGGATTAACAGTTTGTATGGAACAGCCAACCTGAATTATAAAGATTACGTGTACATGGATATCACAGCACGTAACGACTGGTCGAGTACGTTACCTGCAGGAAGCAACTCTTATTTCTATCCTTCGGTGAGTTTGAACGGTAACCTGAAAAGTATATTTAATCTGCCGGAAGTATTCAGTCAGGCACAGTTGAGAGGAAGCTGGGCGAAAGTTGGAAATGATACAGGGCCTTATGCGCTGAAAAATACATACAATTATGCTTCGCCATGGGGTAGTAATTATGCGCTCGTAGGAACTGGCGGATTATTGAACCCGAACCTGAAACCGGAAATTATCACGACTTACGAGATCGGAACTGCTTTCAGTTTTTTCAATAGCCGTTTAGGCTTCGACGTTACGTATTACAATGCGCTTTCTAAAAACCAGATCATCAGTTTGCCTACTGTTCAAAGTTCAGGAGCCGGCAGCAGACAGATCAATGCGGGTGAAATCAGAAACAAAGGTGTTGAAGCCGTAGTTACCATTGTGCCGGTTAAAACAGCTGATTTCAAGTGGAATGTAACGCTTAACTGGTCGCATAATACAGGAAGGTTAATATCTCTTGTTGACGACGGAATAGACAAGGTTGATAAAATTGTTCAGGCGGCTCCGGGTGAAGATGCTTCTATTCAGGCAAGGGTTGGACAGAGAATGGGCTCAATCTGGGGGCCAGGTTATCAAAGAGTTACTGACGAAGGGCCGATGAAAGGGCAGGTTATCATCTTCAACGATTCTTATCCGCGAGGAACTACCGAGGATATTTATCTGGGAAATTACCATCCTGACTGGATCGGCGGTATTTACAATCAGCTAACATACAAAGGTTTGAGCCTGAACTTTATGTTCGGCGGACAGTTTGGTGGCAAATTTGTATCCCGTTTCTATAACAAAGCAGCCGGTGCAGGCCAGCTGGAAGAAAGTGCACTGGGACGTGGAGCACGAGCTCCCGGAACGGAATATGATGCGCCTTACTACATTCCAGGTGCTGCTCAAATGGCCGACGGAAGTTACCAGCCGAATAATACAAGTACAGACGGAACGTACAGTGCGGGAGTTTACGGAACCAATGCAAGGTATTTTATCAAAAAACCATTGGATCATATTTCGGAAGCACAGCTTTTCAGCTCTACTTATTTCAAATTGCGTGAGCTGTCAATCGGCTATTCGCTGCCTTCAAAATGGATTGCAAATGGCAAGTTTGTTAAAAACGTGAAAATATCGGTAACAGCAAGAAACCTGTTTTTGATCACACCTAAAAGCAACAAACACTTTGATCCGGAAGTTACTACGGCCACAGACGGCGGCGGGCTGATCCCTGGATTTGAAAACATGAGCACGCCTTCTACAAGGGAAATGGGTATCAGTCTGAATTTGAATTTCTAA
- a CDS encoding carboxypeptidase-like regulatory domain-containing protein — translation MKPTSAKPILLMRYGLIAFGVLAATHGTLLAETGKTENRNKLVKVTYNSKPLGENFDYAYAGSKLAYDVTGKVTDSKGQSLPGVNIIVKDTQKGTSTNASGEFSISVDTESDILVFSFIGYKTQQVTVGNQKQISVTLEEDTNVLNEVVVTALGISREKKHSGILHNRLKVM, via the coding sequence ATGAAGCCTACGTCTGCCAAACCCATTTTGTTGATGAGGTATGGACTAATTGCCTTTGGTGTATTAGCCGCTACCCATGGAACGCTTCTTGCCGAAACTGGCAAAACGGAGAATCGGAATAAGTTAGTTAAGGTCACGTATAATAGTAAACCGTTAGGAGAGAATTTTGACTATGCATATGCTGGCAGCAAGCTGGCTTATGATGTAACAGGTAAAGTTACGGATAGTAAAGGCCAGTCGCTGCCGGGTGTTAATATTATTGTAAAAGACACGCAGAAAGGTACATCTACAAATGCCAGCGGAGAATTTTCAATCAGTGTTGATACTGAGTCGGACATCCTGGTTTTCTCTTTTATTGGCTACAAAACACAGCAGGTTACGGTTGGAAACCAGAAACAGATTTCAGTTACTTTGGAGGAAGACACCAATGTACTGAATGAAGTTGTGGTTACGGCACTTGGTATCAGCAGAGAGAAAAAACACTCGGGTATTCTACACAACAGATTAAAGGTGATGTAA
- a CDS encoding TIGR03364 family FAD-dependent oxidoreductase produces MSKSAIVIGAGIVGLATARALASRGYKVTVIERSEKAIGASIRNFGMIWPIGQPEGKLYERALHAKSIWKEVLTGAKCWFHEGGSLHMAYEQDELEVLQQFAEVSAYRPVNMLSAQETLAKSPAVNGNSLLGSLYSDDEMIVDPREAIAAVPAYLTEKFGVTFVWNTAVSQINYPNVSSGLKDWSADEIYVCSGQDFETLYPEHFSAAPLTKCKLQMLRLEAQPDDWKIGPSLCGGLSLIHYHGFKAAASLPKLKARYEEQYSEYLKWGIHVMASQNGLGEITIGDSHEYALTFDPFDREFINTMILDYLATFAQFKSPKISQSWHGIYPKLKNGKNEIVIYPEDGVTIINGLGGNGMTLSFGLCDEIIAGTYSE; encoded by the coding sequence ATGAGTAAATCTGCAATTGTTATTGGCGCAGGTATTGTTGGTTTGGCCACGGCCCGTGCTCTGGCCTCCAGAGGTTATAAAGTGACTGTGATCGAACGGTCCGAAAAGGCAATAGGTGCTTCAATCCGCAATTTTGGCATGATATGGCCCATTGGTCAGCCGGAAGGGAAATTATATGAAAGAGCTTTGCATGCCAAAAGTATATGGAAGGAAGTTCTGACCGGAGCCAAGTGCTGGTTTCATGAAGGCGGAAGTTTACATATGGCATATGAGCAGGATGAACTCGAAGTACTTCAGCAGTTTGCAGAAGTAAGCGCATATCGCCCGGTAAACATGTTGAGTGCACAGGAAACGCTGGCAAAATCACCGGCCGTTAATGGAAATAGCTTGCTGGGTTCTTTGTACTCCGACGATGAAATGATTGTGGACCCGCGGGAAGCGATTGCTGCCGTGCCTGCTTATCTCACCGAAAAATTCGGTGTAACCTTCGTTTGGAACACTGCTGTTTCCCAAATTAATTACCCCAATGTAAGTTCAGGATTAAAAGATTGGTCGGCAGACGAGATTTATGTCTGCAGCGGGCAGGACTTTGAAACACTTTATCCTGAACACTTTTCAGCTGCGCCACTAACGAAATGTAAATTACAGATGTTACGCCTGGAAGCACAGCCAGATGACTGGAAAATCGGCCCGTCATTGTGCGGAGGTTTGTCCCTGATACATTATCATGGCTTTAAAGCGGCAGCATCATTACCCAAATTAAAAGCACGTTATGAAGAACAATACAGCGAATACCTGAAGTGGGGAATTCATGTAATGGCTTCTCAGAACGGTTTGGGTGAAATAACAATAGGCGATTCGCACGAATACGCATTGACGTTCGATCCATTCGACAGGGAATTTATCAATACAATGATACTGGATTATCTGGCAACTTTTGCTCAGTTTAAGTCACCTAAAATAAGCCAGTCATGGCACGGAATCTATCCAAAACTGAAAAACGGAAAAAATGAAATAGTCATTTATCCTGAGGACGGAGTAACTATCATTAATGGCCTGGGCGGAAACGGCATGACTTTGTCTTTTGGACTTTGTGATGAAATAATAGCCGGAACATATTCAGAATAA
- a CDS encoding HAD-IA family hydrolase: protein MLTELVVFDMAGTTVKDKNYVGIAFHEAMKSHGYEVAVEEINPIMGYEKPLAIRMMLEKHESANDKITTDLISKIHSEFVERMIEFYSTTTEIAPLPDVEETFSTLKEAGVKIALNTGFSRDIADVIIGRLGWEDKIDFLVASDEVANGRPYPDMIRKIMQELNIASPENVAKVGDTEVDINEGINAGCKFVIGVTTGAFTREELLPYKPTHIIDNISEILNIVVTDRAYKTQERE, encoded by the coding sequence ATGTTAACAGAACTTGTTGTTTTTGATATGGCGGGCACAACTGTCAAAGACAAAAATTATGTCGGGATTGCATTTCATGAAGCAATGAAATCTCATGGTTATGAAGTTGCCGTAGAGGAAATTAATCCGATCATGGGTTATGAAAAACCATTGGCAATCAGAATGATGCTCGAAAAACATGAGTCTGCCAATGATAAAATTACGACTGATTTAATAAGTAAAATCCATTCAGAATTCGTAGAAAGAATGATTGAATTTTACAGTACAACCACTGAGATTGCGCCGTTGCCGGATGTGGAAGAGACGTTCAGTACCTTAAAGGAGGCGGGTGTAAAAATTGCGCTCAATACAGGGTTTTCCAGAGATATAGCTGATGTTATTATTGGCCGTTTGGGCTGGGAAGATAAAATAGATTTTTTGGTTGCAAGTGATGAAGTAGCCAACGGTCGTCCTTATCCTGACATGATCAGGAAAATTATGCAGGAATTAAATATTGCTTCTCCTGAAAATGTTGCCAAGGTGGGAGACACGGAAGTAGATATCAACGAGGGAATTAACGCCGGATGTAAATTTGTGATCGGGGTAACAACCGGCGCATTTACCCGTGAAGAATTACTGCCTTACAAACCGACACATATTATCGACAATATTTCAGAGATACTGAATATTGTCGTAACAGATCGTGCTTACAAAACGCAGGAAAGGGAATAG
- a CDS encoding helix-turn-helix domain-containing protein codes for MQEDILFQISNKLKEVRKNKGVTLQEIANEAGVTKSLVSQIENSRTIPSLPVMLGLIQALDIDLNAFFKDIISKAPGDNVLIRRQEDYQPFTKENAKGFFYQRIFSKQFKDNHIDVVLLRLEKDARRPMVKTNAYEFKYVLKGSVEYTVGKNKYILNQGDSMFFDANELHNPKCIDGDEVLLLVIYFFNEAM; via the coding sequence ATGCAGGAAGATATCCTTTTTCAGATTAGCAATAAACTGAAAGAAGTCAGGAAAAATAAAGGCGTAACCCTTCAGGAAATTGCCAATGAAGCCGGCGTGACCAAAAGCCTTGTTTCCCAGATTGAAAACAGCCGGACGATTCCTTCCCTGCCCGTAATGCTTGGCCTGATCCAGGCGCTGGATATTGACCTCAATGCCTTCTTTAAAGACATAATTTCAAAAGCTCCCGGTGATAATGTGCTCATTCGCAGACAGGAAGATTACCAGCCGTTTACAAAGGAAAACGCCAAAGGTTTCTTTTATCAAAGGATTTTCAGCAAACAGTTTAAAGACAATCATATAGATGTGGTGTTGTTAAGGCTCGAAAAGGATGCGCGCCGGCCAATGGTCAAGACGAATGCTTATGAATTTAAATATGTTTTAAAAGGCTCTGTGGAATATACGGTCGGGAAAAACAAATACATTCTTAACCAGGGTGATTCCATGTTTTTTGATGCCAACGAACTACATAACCCCAAATGTATCGACGGCGATGAGGTTCTGCTTCTCGTTATCTACTTCTTCAATGAGGCCATGTAA
- a CDS encoding RNA polymerase sigma factor: MKNYRSCSDEDLTSLVKNGEEAAFDEIYNRYWDKLYYTAHRMMKSSELAEEITQDTFMLFWIKRETLNIQLLGPYLAAMLRYEVYRALAKSKQALELEKNIKEQSVFSVSIDEEIENKLLLEIITDLTNQLPEKCRLVFQYNKLQDRSLPDICQELNISQKTAEAHLTKALKVVRTNFSNVAYLLLQIFLFSGH; the protein is encoded by the coding sequence ATGAAGAATTACCGCAGCTGCTCGGATGAGGATCTAACCTCCCTGGTGAAAAACGGGGAGGAAGCTGCATTCGATGAAATCTACAATCGATACTGGGATAAATTGTATTACACGGCACATCGCATGATGAAGTCGTCGGAGCTTGCAGAAGAAATCACGCAGGATACTTTTATGCTTTTCTGGATTAAAAGAGAGACCTTAAATATCCAGTTGCTTGGCCCCTATCTGGCAGCCATGCTTCGGTATGAAGTTTACCGTGCACTTGCTAAATCAAAGCAAGCGCTGGAACTGGAAAAGAATATTAAAGAGCAATCTGTTTTTTCGGTTTCCATAGATGAGGAGATTGAGAACAAATTATTGCTGGAAATTATTACCGATCTTACCAATCAACTGCCCGAAAAATGCCGTTTGGTTTTTCAATACAATAAACTGCAAGACAGATCATTACCTGACATTTGCCAAGAGTTGAATATTTCCCAGAAAACGGCAGAAGCACATCTGACAAAAGCACTAAAAGTTGTCAGAACGAATTTTAGTAATGTGGCTTATCTTCTTTTGCAAATATTCCTTTTTTCCGGGCACTGA
- a CDS encoding FecR family protein, with product MTQEQIKQLAQKFLDGTATEEEKKLLHDWYDGQNPAVSEPETVFTKEEETEEDLKFRMLANLKILQQPVSERKAIPFTWIRTFTKWSTVAAAVVILGFFFWVDKNKTNTPETNTISVHAPLGKTLAINLPDGSHVWLNAGSSMTYPKSFTAKTREVILKEGQAFFDIVHQSKRPFIVHAKSLDITVLGTSFDVKAYKNDPDIKVTVKTGKVGVTLIDKPNQPAMMLLPAEQVTVPEKTAKIQITEISKPAIAPWKENRLVFEDEMLSEVFRVLEEKIQSAYYCR from the coding sequence ATGACACAGGAGCAGATAAAACAATTGGCACAAAAGTTCCTGGACGGAACAGCAACTGAAGAAGAAAAGAAGTTGCTGCACGACTGGTACGACGGACAGAACCCTGCCGTATCAGAACCTGAAACTGTGTTTACAAAAGAGGAGGAAACAGAGGAGGATTTAAAATTCCGTATGCTGGCTAACCTGAAAATATTGCAGCAACCTGTTTCGGAAAGAAAAGCAATTCCGTTTACATGGATCAGAACATTTACAAAATGGTCAACGGTTGCTGCCGCCGTTGTGATACTTGGTTTTTTCTTTTGGGTAGATAAAAACAAAACAAACACTCCTGAAACTAACACCATTTCCGTACACGCACCATTAGGAAAAACATTAGCCATAAATCTCCCCGACGGGTCGCATGTGTGGCTCAATGCAGGTTCCAGCATGACTTATCCAAAGTCATTTACAGCTAAAACCAGAGAAGTTATTTTAAAAGAGGGACAGGCATTTTTTGATATTGTCCACCAATCAAAGCGGCCATTTATTGTTCATGCCAAATCCCTGGACATCACTGTATTGGGAACCTCATTTGATGTAAAAGCTTACAAAAATGATCCTGACATAAAAGTAACGGTAAAAACAGGAAAGGTAGGAGTAACATTAATTGACAAACCCAACCAGCCTGCTATGATGCTCCTGCCCGCAGAGCAGGTGACAGTACCTGAAAAAACCGCCAAAATACAGATTACCGAAATCAGCAAACCTGCAATTGCTCCGTGGAAAGAAAATCGACTGGTATTTGAAGACGAAATGCTATCGGAAGTTTTTCGTGTCCTTGAGGAGAAAATACAATCAGCATATTATTGTAGATAA
- a CDS encoding DUF4974 domain-containing protein, translating to MSLRRKYNQHIIVDKEGLSSEKISLTLDNQPMTDVLKVLSFSKKFNYSQLNDSTIVVR from the coding sequence GTGTCCTTGAGGAGAAAATACAATCAGCATATTATTGTAGATAAAGAAGGATTATCATCAGAAAAGATTTCGCTTACACTGGACAATCAACCTATGACGGATGTTCTGAAAGTTTTAAGCTTTTCGAAAAAATTTAATTATTCACAACTAAACGACAGCACGATAGTAGTCAGATAA